TTTGCAGTTCGCTCTTAGCTGGCATTGCCGAACACCTCTTCACGAATCCAGTCGTAGCCCTTCTCTTCAAGCTCAAGCGCCAGCTCAGGCCCGCCCTCGCGCACGATCTGGCCGTCCATCAGCACATGAACCATGTCGGGCTTGATGTAGTTCAGCAGGCGCTGGTAGTGCGTGATCACCAGCACGCCCATCTGCGGATTCTGCTCCTTGATCGTGTTGACGCCGTTCGCCACGATGCGCAGCGCGTCGATGTCAAGGCCGGAGTCGGTTTCGTCCATCAGCGCAATGCTCGGCTGCAACATCGACATTTGCAGGATCTCAAGCCGCTTCTTCTCGCCGCCGGAGAAGCCCTCGTTGAGGTAGCGCCGGGCGAACTCAGGAGCCATGTCGAGCATCTTCATGCGCTCGTTGAGCAGCTTGCGAAACTCCGAAACCGGAATCGCGGTCTGTCGGCTGTCCTTGCCCTCTTCGGCCCGGTGCGCGTTGATCGCGGCCCGCAGGAAGTTGGCGACCGTCACGCCCGCCACGGCGACGGGATACTGGAACGCCAGGAACAGGCCGAGCTTCGAGCGCTCGTCGGGCTCAAGATCGAGCACGCTCTCGCCCCGGTAGAGCACCTCGCCCTCGGTCACTTCGTAGCGCGGATGGCCCGCCAGCGTGTAGGCCAGTGTGCTTTTACCTGAGCCATTCGGCCCCATAACCGCATGAATCTTGCCCGATTCGACGGTCAGATTGATGCCTTTCAGGATCTCCTTATCTTCACCTTCGATCTGGACGTGTAGATCACGGATCTCCAGGTTGCTCATGTTTCCGTTTGACATGCTTTTTATGTACTCCTCGGTACGATATTCTTAACTCTTTGTCAAGCGATGAGATTATACATCAAGTTTTGCAACTGATTATCATTATCGACAGCCGGGCTACGTCTTCGGTCGCTCCTTGCGACCGTCGACCACGAACTGGCAGCCCGCGTGCCCATCGACGATGCGCTTGGTCAGCCGCGCCTTGCGCCCCAGCACCTGCTCCAACATCTGCTGCTCGATCTGGCAGACCTCGGCGTTCTCCTGCGCGACGTTGAAGTATGGGCAGGTGTACTCGTGCAGCACGACGCTATCCTCGTGCTCAGCGATGGCAATCGGCGTGCCCCGCTTGTCGAGCGCCTGGGCCAATGCCGCGAGGCGCTGCTCTAGCTCCTGACCGTCGGCGTGCCCGCCGTACTCTGCGGCCAGCCGCCCGCTGACGCCCGCGAGAATCTGCTGCACGCGCTCGGCTCCAAGCTGCGCGTCAAGCTCTTCCAGCAGCAGCTTCAGCAGCACGTCGTAGCCTTTGGGAAAGAGCGCCTGCGCTTTATCGCTGAGCGCGTACATGTAGGCCGGACGGCCCGCGCCGCGCCGCACGGTATTCGCGCGGATCAATCCTGCGGCGGTCAGGCTATTCAACTGCTCGCGCACCGCGTTCAGGCTGCGCACGCCTAGTGCAGCCTGTAGCTCTTTGGCGCTCATCGGGCCGTTGCGCTGCAACAGCCGCAAGATCTCGCCGGACGGGCCGCGTTGCAGGTAGCTCAGGCTATCGTCACTTGTCTGTTTTGCCGTATCCATGTTGTGGGTAGTTTAACACAGACTTTGTGAAGAGTCAATTTATACAGTTCTAACTGTTTTAATTGTTTTGCTGCATTCCAAAGCAGCAAATTTCTGTATCCAGCGCCGCGCCGATCGGGTATACTGGCGCTACCGGCAGGACAAACGATGAAGGATTTTTTTATTAGCTACCACAACGCCGACCGCGCCTGGGCCGAGTGGATCGCCTGGCAGGAGGCGGGGCGTTCGCCAAAGATCCAACCGGCGAGCACACCTTGCTGCTGCCCGTTTGCACAAGCTGCAACACTCGCGTATGCTACGGCATGGACTTTTCAACAGGAGCGACTATGCCGTTGCGAGATGAACTTGTGCAGCTTACCAAAGACCTGATCGCGATTCCCTCAGTTTCGGATGATGCCGCTGGTCGCGCGGCGGTGATCGACTACATCGAGCAGTACTGCCGGAGGCTACCCGGCGTCTACGTCAAGCGGCACGAGTCGAACGGCGTTCCGTCGCTGGTGGCGGCCTTCGACGCGCAGCACGCCAAGGCGCTGGTGCTCAACGCCCACGTTGACGTGGTGCCCGCCAAGCCGGAGCAGTTCGAGCCGTTCGAGCGCGATGGCCGCATCTATGGCCGTGGCGCGCAGGACATGAAGGCGGCGGGCGCGGCGATGCTCGTGCTGCTCAAGGAGCTAGCCGAGAGCGGGCAGCGGCCCAACATCGCGTGGCAGTTCGTCACCGACGAGGAGATCGGCGGCGAGGACGGCGCGCGCTATCTGCTCCAGGGCGGCTACACCGCCGATTTCTTCATCGCAGGCGAGCCGACCGACCTCAAGATCGTCGTGCGGGCCAAGGGCATGCTTCAGCTCACGATCACCCAGCAGGGCAACCCCGCGCACGGCTCGCGGCCCTGGGACGGCACCAACCCGATCGTGCCGATGGCGCAGGGCGTGCTCAAGGTGCTGGAGCGCTACCCGATCCCCGAGGCCGCGATCTGGCGCACGACCGTAACGCCCGCCGTGTTCCAGAGCGGCGACGCCCACAACCGCGTGCCCGTCGATGCGCAGGTAGCGCTGGACATCCGGCGCGTGCCCGAAGAAGACCCGGAGGAGATCTTGCAGTTCGTGCAGGAGTGCTTCCCCGACGCCGAGATCGACTCAAGCCGCCAGGGCAGCCCGCTCTACACCAAAGAGAGCAATCCTGAGGTCGGCAGGCTCGTGCGGGCGCTGGAAACCATCACCGGACAGGCGGCAGAGTTTGCCGAGGAGCACTTCGGCTCGGACGCGCGCTACTACAGCGAGGCGGGCATGGCGGCGGTCTGCTTCGGGCCGCACGGCGCGGGCCTGCACTCCCACGAGGAGTGGGTCAGCATCGACAGCCTGGTGACGTACTACGAGGTGCTCAGGCGGCTGGCGAGCGAGTATTAGCACGGGACAAACAAAAGAACAAAGGGTTAAACCTGCTGCTCCCTTGTTCCCTTGTTCCTTTGATCCCTTGTTCCTCCGTTCTTCAGCTATCGCCCTCGATCGGCGGCTGCTGGGCCTCGCCACGAATGATCGCGAACGTGCCCTGCGCCAGCCCAACCAGCGCGCCCTGCTCGTCGCGGACCTCGGCGGTCAGCACAGCCAGCCGTCGCCGCTTGTTGACGACCGTCGCGGTGGCGGTGACTTTGCCTTTGATCACGGGCGCGATATAGTTCAGCTTTAGCTCGGCGGTGGTGCAGCGCTGGCCCGGCTCAAGCAGCGTAAACGTCGCCGCGCCCATCGCCGAGTCGGCCAGGGTGAAGATCACGCCGCCGTGCGCGACATGCCCCGGATTGTGATGCGCCTCGTCCACATCGATCATCGCCGTCACGCGACCGGGCGCGCGCTCGATGTAGCGGAGGCCGATCTGCCAGCCGAACGGCCCGGTATGCGGATCGCGCTCCGCCCAGCGCTCCAGATTGGCGAGCGCAAGCGTGCGCACCTCGGCCGGCAGCGACGCGAGCAGATCGAGGACGCGCTCGGTTTCAGGAATATCTACCATGATCCAACCACTCCAAAGAAGAAACTCCGGCCACGTCTGACCGGAGTTTCAGTGTACCCGAAATGAGCAGCTTGTGCCTTGGCCGATCGGACTAATGTAGCATCAAGGAGCCTCGAAACTGCCGATTCTGCATCAGAAAGGGGAATTTTTATACCCCAACCTGGGCCTAAGGGCAGACTACGAGCCGCGCACCGCGCGCAGCAGGTTGAGCCGTCCGTTGCTCCACCACAGCCCGGTGCCGTCGATCGGATCGGCGGTGGTCTGGAGGCGGTTGCGGTTCTGCACGTTGTTGAGGCCCTGCGAGGCTACCAGACCCGCCACGCCCGCGACGTGCGGCGTTGCCATGCTGGTGCCGTTGATCGTGTTGTAGCCGCTGCCGGTCCAGGTCGAGTAGATGGCGCTGCCCGGCGCGGCAATGTCAACCCACAGGCCCCAGTTCGAGTACCACGCATCATCGTCGGCGGAGTCGGTCGCGCCGACCGCGAGGCAGTTGGTGTAGGCGGCGGGATAGGCATACGTCGTGTCGCTGGTGCCGTCATTACCTGCGGCGCAGGCCAGCAGCGAGCCTTTGCTCCAGGCGTAGTTCACCGCGTTCTCCAGCGTGCTGCTGCCGGAGCCGCCCAGGCTCAGGTTGATCACCTGCGCGCCGCTGTTGGCGGCGAAGATGATGCCGTTCGCCACGCCGGTCAAGGTGCCGCTGCCGCTGTTGTTCAGCACCCGCACAGGCATGATCCGGCATTCGGGGCAGGTGCCCGCGCCGCCGATGGCGTTATTGGTCATCGCGGCGGCAGTTCCGGCGACATGCGTGCCGTGTCCGTTGCCATCGCTGGGATTGGTGTCGTTGTCGATGAAATCATAGCCCGGCACGAGCTTGGCGGCCAGATCGGGATGATTGAGCTGCACGCCGGTATCGACCACGGCGATCACCACGCCCGCGCTGCCCCTGGTGATGTGCCAGCCGTCGAATGCGCTGATCCGATCCCAGGCATACTGGCTGCCAAGCGAGGGATCGTTGGGGATGAAGCGCGTGATATTGACGACCATCGGGACGAAGACGGAATTCGCCGCCAGAATGTTCGCAGCGTCTCTCACCGGCTCGTCGGCGATAGTATAGATATAGTTCGGCTCGACATACTCGACCGCCGGGTGATTCGTCAGGGTGGTGAGCACATCGGCGGCAGCCTGCGCCGCGATGTTGTCCTTCAGGCGTTCAACCGTGACGAGATCGACGCCGAGCTGAGGAACGCCAGCGCCAAGCGTACCGCCGACGCTTTGTACGGCGGCGGCCTTTTCGGATGCCGGGCTGTTGGGCTTGAACTTGATCAGAAACTCGCCTGCTATGGCGTTGGCCTGAGGTGCGTCCTGGGGGGTGGGCGCGGCGTGGGATTGACCGAACTGTGCTACCGAAAGCACCAAAAGGAGCGCCCCGAAGAAGGTTAGACGTTTCACTCGCGAATTCCTCCTGCTATGCTGGCACGTGCGCGTTGGACGCGGACACTTGGGGGGGAGCCGTATGGCTCCATGAGTTTGTGGACGGTGAACGTTAGGGCATGGGGATAGACTCAGGCCATACTACTCCTGTTCCTGACGGGGCGGATCACGAAACGCGGCTGATTCAGGTTGATCGCTGGGTGGCCGAGGCAAGCGGCAAGGTTCGCAACGATGCTCGTGAGCGGTGCTGGGAGATCGCGTCGGGAACGGTTGCGTCGGAAGTATTCCATACAGTCCTGAATCATCCAAGGTTTCGACCTAACAAGAATGTTACAGTTGTGAGGGTATCCGGATTGGGGAACAAATGTGTGGAACTGCCCTGGCAGACGTATGCTCCCACTCCACGCTTAAATAAAGCCCGGAGTAGGCGCTTTTATCATGCCCGCTGTAGCGTACCGCCTGTTTCAGTCGGGCGCATCCTGCTTAAGACCTAGTTGACACTACGCTTGTCGAGGTGTAGGCTTGCACATACGCAAGCGGTGTCCAACTAGCAGGAATGAGCGAATGGGATCATTGCACTATACGGCGTATCACCGCACGCTCCGCGCTATCGTCCCCCTCCTTACATCACACTCCATCCGTGGCAGCGAGCATCTTCCAAGAACTGGCCCATGTCTGCTCGTGAGTAATCACCTGAGCAACGTCGATCCGTTCTGTTTGATCGCCAGTATTCCACGCCACTTTCACGGTCTTGCCAAGAGTGAATTATATGAATCATGGTTTGTGCGCAAGCTGATCGAGCCGCTTGAACCGATCAAGGTTCACCGTAGAGGCGTCGATCGTGAGGCGCTGCGGCAGGCGGAAGCGTATCTGCGGCAGGGTGAGATGGTCTTCATCTTTATCGAAGGCACCCGCTCGAAAACCGGCGCGACCCAGGAGGCGCGGGCGGGAGCGGTGTTTCTCGCCCAGCGAACCGGCGTGCCGATCGTCCCGATCGCGATTGAGGGCACCAACCGGATCTTTGGCGGGCAGCCTCCGTGGTACCGGCGCACGAAGGTGCGGATCGTGATTGGAGAGCCGTTTGTGCTGGAGGATCTTGGCGTTGTGACGCGCCAGAACCGACAAGAGGCCGCTCAACGGCTGATGGCACGTATCGCAGAGTTGCTTGCGACACGACACAGTCCATCACCGCCGGTCCAACGCTCCGCGTAGCTCCGTCTGGTCCGCATCGCCACGGATCGACTCTTCGCGGCGCCGCGTAGTGGTAGAGGTCAATCGCCTCCTTGCTGATCGCAACCCTTCCAGCTCCACATCCTTCTCTGCGGTTGCCGACGATCAAAGACAACCATTTTGGATGAGAAAAGGAGATCGTCATGCGGCTGTCGGTGCTGGATCAACGTCTCGAAGGCCAGATCCAGACATTGTATCGGGCACACCTTGAGCGTGCCGCCCGCATCGACTGGAGCTACCACCAGTTTCTACCCCAGGATCTGCTCAACGGTACCGCAACAGAGCCGCCGCCGAAGCTCTCACCGCCGGTCTATCGGGCGATCGAAACCGCGCTGCTGACCGAAGTGAATCTTCCCTGGTTCACCACCGAGCTGCATCGCGGCTTTGTCGGCTCGTTGGAGGTGATGCTCGACTTTGTGCATACCTGGACCGCCGAGGAGGATCAGCACTCGACGCTGCTGGAAACCTATCTGCTGCTGACCCGCAACGGCAATCCCGGCGAGCGCGCGCAGCTCCGCAAAGAGGTGCTCCGCCAGGGCTGGTATTCCAAGCTGTCCACGGCGTTCGAGGCGGTTGTGTACACCACGATTCAGGAGCTGGCTACCATGACGTTTTACCAGAACGTCGCGCATGTGGTCGAGGCCGACGATCCCCAGCTTGCCCGGCTGCTGCGCCGCCTTGCCCAGGATGAGACGCTGCACTACACCTTTTATCGCGAGGTGGTCAAGGCTCATCTGCTGATCGAGCCGAACTACGTCTGGCCGCTCACCGATGTGATGCTCGGCTTCGAGATGCCGGGCGCGGGCATGCCCGACTACAAGGAGCGGATCGCTGCCATGGCAAGCGACGCGGCCTACGGTCCTGAGCATCATTATCGCCAAGTGATCGATGTGCTGATGCATCACTGGGACATCGCTCGTCTCTCGCCGACCTACCCTGAGGCCCGCGCGGCCCAGCAGAAGCTTGTCGATCAGCACGCCCGCCTGGCTCGTTTCTTCGCGCGGCAGCGGAGTAGACAAAAGGCCGTCGGCGGCTGAGCCACAAGATCGCTCGTCGACACCTGCTCTTCGCGCCAACTGCAACGCCCGCCTGTGGAAAGGAGATTCGCGATGACGACACCGCTCAAACGACTACCGTCTTCCCGTGCCTGGACCGGAGCCGTCGACGGGCAGGAGATGTTTCAAACCTACTCTAAGGAGGAGTACAAAGCCCGTACGAATGCTCACTACGAGCAGCCGCCGGAGTTTTTCTTTCCGATCCTCGGCGGCGAGTGGCAGGTCTATTCATGTAACCTGTGGGAGCGCGCCACCAACGACACCGAGAGCCAGGAGGAGAAGCTGGATCTCTTCGCGACGCTGATGAGTCTGCGCCCAGGCCAGCGCATCCTGGACGTGGGCTGTGGCTGGGGCGGGCCGCTGGTCTATCTTTGCAAGACTTACGGCGTCTCCGGCGTTGGCTTGAATCTTTCGCCTACCCAGCGCCGGGTTGCTCAGCAGCGCGCCGCAGATTATGGCGTCGATGTGCAGATTCATGAGTGTAACTGGGAAGATTTTCAGGACGACCAAGGCTTTGATGCGGTCTATACCGACGAGGCGATCGTTCATTTCACAAATCTCGGCCAGTTCTTCGGCAAGATCCATTCGCTGCTGCGGCCCGGCGGCGTGATGCTCAACAAGGAGTGCCATTTCACCAGCAGCCGCTACAACCAGAAGCTCACGCGGGCGAATGTGTTTCACCATGAGATCTTCGGCCTGACTGGCAGCTATCGCACGCTGGCCGACGAGCTGACCCTGGTCGATCAGAATAATTTCGAGGTCCGCACGATCCACCAGATCGATCTGGAGCACTACCGCAAGACTGCGGATCGCTGGCTCTCGAATATGCACCAGCACAAACAGGAGTTGCAAGCGCTGGTCGGCGAGGAGTACTATCGCCAGTTCAGGGCCTATCTCAAGATCGTGCGGCGGACCTTTAGCGGCACGAAGATGACGCTGGACGTGATCGTGTCGCACAAAATCTAGCTCGATCTCGGCAACCGAATCTGACAACAGACGCTCGTGCGAGCGTCTGTTGCTAATTGTGGTAGGATTGCGCCAGCGTCTAAAGCAATGGGCAGATGGATTGACCCTGGCGGAGCGGCAGCACGCTCTGCGGTTCAATGATTCTGCCCAGCGTCCAGGAGCGCTCAGCAATCAGGATCGTCGCAGCTATCGGCTTGCGGCGTTTGAAAAGGATCGCCCACAGGCTATGACCACCGGACGAGCAACAGCCATCAGCCCTGCCAATATCGCGTTTGTCAAATACTGGGGCGTGCAAGACGCCGCGCTCACGCTGCCCTACAACGAGTCGATCTCGATGAATCTCGATCGCTGCCTGACCACCACGACGGTCGAGTTCGATGCCCGGCTCAACGCCGACGAGGTTACGCTCAAGCTGCACGGCAAGGACGAGCAGCCAGCGGCGGGCCGTGCGCTTGAGCGGGTGGTCGCGCAGCTCGATCGGGTGCGCGCGCTGTCGAATACCACCACGCGGGCACGGGTCCGCTCGGAGAATAATTTTCCCTCGGATGCGGGGATCGCCTCGTCGGCGGCGGCGTTCTCCGCGCTGACGCTGGCGGCGGTCGCGGCGCTCGGCCTGAAGATGAGCGAGCCGGAGCTGTCGGCGTTGACGCGGCGCTCCGGCTCAGGCTCGGCCTGTCGCTCGATCCCCACGGGCTTTGTCCACTGGCTCAACGATGGCACCGACGCGGGCTCGTACGCTGTCTCGGTCGCGCCGCCCGACCACTGGGCGCTCGCCGATGTTGTGGCGGTAGTCGATCCCGGTGTCAAGAGTGTTACATCCGCCGATAATCATCGTTTGGTATCAACCAGTCCGTACTTTCCTGTGCGCCTGCAAGAGGTGCTGGGCCGGATCGAGCAGACGCTGACGGCGATCCGCGATCGTGATCTGGGGCAGCTTGGCATGATCTGCGAGGCCGATGCCGTCTCGATGCATGTGGTCGCCATGACGGCTATTCCTCCGACGTTCTACTGGAACGCCGGGACGATGGCGGTGATTCACGCGCTGCGGCGCTGGCGCAACGAAGGCTTGTTCAGCTACTTCACGATCGACGCCGGGCCGAATGTGCATGTGATCTGCGCGCAGCAGGATGCCGCCGAGATCGAGCGGCGCTTGCAGGCGCTGCCCGAAGTTCAATTTACGATTGCCAACGGGCCGGGCGCGGGCGCGAGGCTGATCAGTTGATGTATCCGCAGCCATATCTGGCCTTTGTGGCCCACTTCAATCGAGGCGAGTATCGCGCGTGCGTCGAGCCGCTGGAGGAGCTGTGGTTTGCCCAGCGCGATGATTTTCATAAAGGGCTGATCCGGCTGGTCGTCGGGCTGAATCAGATCCGGCTGGGGCTGGACAGCGGGCCGCGCTTCTTGCTGGCGACGGCCCGCGAGCTATTGCAGCCGTATCAGCCGCGCCATCATGGGCTGGATCTGGCCGCGCTGGATCGCTGGATCGCCACACAGCAGGCGCGCCTCGATCAGCCACAGATCGACGTTGCTCCTTTTGAGATCGCGCTCGATCCCGCGCCGTCGGGAGCATCAGCGGAGGATGCGGCGCGAAACGAGCAGCGCGTCTAAGCGAGGTTGATATGTTTCGAGTCGCTATTTTGACGGTGAGCGATCGGAGCGCCCAGGGCGTGCGCGCCGATGCCAGCGGCGCGGTGATCCGCGAGATGATCGCCGCCGGGCTGAACGCCGAAGTCGTCGGGTACCGCGTGGTGCCGGATGAGCGACCGGCGATCGAGGCTGCCCTGCGCGAGTGGGCCGATGGTCGCAGCGCCGATCTGATTCTGACGACCGGCGGTACCGGCCTCGCGCCGCGTGATGTGACGCCGGAGGCCACCCGCGCCGTGATCGAGCGTGAGGTGCCGGGCATTCCCGAAGCGATGCGCGCCGCCAGCCTCGCGGTGACACCGTTCGCGATGTTGTCGCGGATGGTCGCCGGGACGCGCGGCCAGTGTTTGATCATCAATCTGCCGGGCAGCCCCAAGGGCGTGCGCGAAAACCTGGCGGTCGTGCTCCCGGCGCTGGCGCATGGCCTCGACAAGCTGCTTGGCGATCCGCAGGATTGCGCGCCGTAAAATTTGTAGACAACATCGTCCACAAGGTTATTCCTGGCGTCAATAGGTGAAAATAGGACAAAAGTCTAGGCTGAGGAATAGGCAGAATATAGCAGCCATACGTCAAGGATCTTTTGGGAGGTTACGCCGATCGCTTGCTACAGCCCGTTGAGCAGCGCCGATTTAGGCGGCAGCGCCAGGTACATCGTCGTGCCGCCGCCCGGCACGCTCGACGCCCAGATATACCCGCGATGCTGGGTGATCATACCGTGACACATGGATAGCCCCAGCCCCGGCCCCTGACCAACATCCTTGGTCGTCCAGAAGGGGTCGAAGATACTGCGCAGCTCATGGGCCGAGATGCCCACGCCGGTATCCCGAATCTCGGTGATCACCGCCGGGCCGTGCATGCTCGTCGGCAGCGGCGAGGTCGGCCCTTCGATCGTCAGGTTTGCCAGATCGTCGACGGCGTAGGTGCGGATCGTCAGCGTGCCGCCGCTGCTCTCCATGGCGCGCTGCGCGTTGCTCAGCAGATGGAGCAACACCTGGTGCAGTTGGGACGGATCGGCCAGGATGCCGGGCAGGCGCGGCGTCAGCTCTCGCGCCACGGTGATCGTCTCCGGCCAGGCGTCGGTGAGGTGCTGCTCAAGCGCGCGGTCGATCAGCGCGTTCATGTCGACCGTCGAGCGGTGGAGCTGCGAGTTGCGGCCAAACATCAACATGCCCTGGACGATCCGGCTGGCCTGCTGGCCCTGGTCGAAGATCCGCTCGATGTCGCTGCGCGCGCCCGGCGGCAACTGCGGATCGCGCAGGAGCAGCTGGCTATAGCCGATGATGCTCGCCAGCGGATTGTTGAGCTCGTGCGACACGCCCGCCACAACATGCTCCAGCGCGGCCAGCTTGTCGGCGTGCGCGATCTGCTTCTGAAGCATCAGCCGCTCGGTCAGATCGCGGATCGAGCAGAAGATCGCGGGCTCGCCGTCGGGGTCCAGCATAATCCGCACCGACATCTCGACCTTGATGCGCTCGCCGTCGCGCTTGCTCAGCGTCAGCTCAAATGGCGTGACATCCTGGCCCTGGGCGCAGCGCTGGATCTGCGCCTCGATGTAGGCCCAGCGCTCGGCCAGCGTGAAGGTGTGCAGCGATTGTCCGACGATCAGCTCCGGGGGATAGCCCAGCAGACGCGGCCCTGCGGCGTTCACCTCGGTGATCCGTAAATGGCGATCCAGCACCAGAAACACATCGTTCGCATGGGTAAACAGGTCGCGGTAGCGCGCCTCGGAGCGCTGGCTGGTACGCAGCAGCCGGGCATT
This window of the Herpetosiphonaceae bacterium genome carries:
- the sufC gene encoding Fe-S cluster assembly ATPase SufC; protein product: MSNGNMSNLEIRDLHVQIEGEDKEILKGINLTVESGKIHAVMGPNGSGKSTLAYTLAGHPRYEVTEGEVLYRGESVLDLEPDERSKLGLFLAFQYPVAVAGVTVANFLRAAINAHRAEEGKDSRQTAIPVSEFRKLLNERMKMLDMAPEFARRYLNEGFSGGEKKRLEILQMSMLQPSIALMDETDSGLDIDALRIVANGVNTIKEQNPQMGVLVITHYQRLLNYIKPDMVHVLMDGQIVREGGPELALELEEKGYDWIREEVFGNAS
- a CDS encoding helix-turn-helix domain-containing protein, encoding MDTAKQTSDDSLSYLQRGPSGEILRLLQRNGPMSAKELQAALGVRSLNAVREQLNSLTAAGLIRANTVRRGAGRPAYMYALSDKAQALFPKGYDVLLKLLLEELDAQLGAERVQQILAGVSGRLAAEYGGHADGQELEQRLAALAQALDKRGTPIAIAEHEDSVVLHEYTCPYFNVAQENAEVCQIEQQMLEQVLGRKARLTKRIVDGHAGCQFVVDGRKERPKT
- a CDS encoding M20/M25/M40 family metallo-hydrolase, with product MPLRDELVQLTKDLIAIPSVSDDAAGRAAVIDYIEQYCRRLPGVYVKRHESNGVPSLVAAFDAQHAKALVLNAHVDVVPAKPEQFEPFERDGRIYGRGAQDMKAAGAAMLVLLKELAESGQRPNIAWQFVTDEEIGGEDGARYLLQGGYTADFFIAGEPTDLKIVVRAKGMLQLTITQQGNPAHGSRPWDGTNPIVPMAQGVLKVLERYPIPEAAIWRTTVTPAVFQSGDAHNRVPVDAQVALDIRRVPEEDPEEILQFVQECFPDAEIDSSRQGSPLYTKESNPEVGRLVRALETITGQAAEFAEEHFGSDARYYSEAGMAAVCFGPHGAGLHSHEEWVSIDSLVTYYEVLRRLASEY
- a CDS encoding PaaI family thioesterase, which encodes MVDIPETERVLDLLASLPAEVRTLALANLERWAERDPHTGPFGWQIGLRYIERAPGRVTAMIDVDEAHHNPGHVAHGGVIFTLADSAMGAATFTLLEPGQRCTTAELKLNYIAPVIKGKVTATATVVNKRRRLAVLTAEVRDEQGALVGLAQGTFAIIRGEAQQPPIEGDS
- a CDS encoding S8 family peptidase — its product is MKRLTFFGALLLVLSVAQFGQSHAAPTPQDAPQANAIAGEFLIKFKPNSPASEKAAAVQSVGGTLGAGVPQLGVDLVTVERLKDNIAAQAAADVLTTLTNHPAVEYVEPNYIYTIADEPVRDAANILAANSVFVPMVVNITRFIPNDPSLGSQYAWDRISAFDGWHITRGSAGVVIAVVDTGVQLNHPDLAAKLVPGYDFIDNDTNPSDGNGHGTHVAGTAAAMTNNAIGGAGTCPECRIMPVRVLNNSGSGTLTGVANGIIFAANSGAQVINLSLGGSGSSTLENAVNYAWSKGSLLACAAGNDGTSDTTYAYPAAYTNCLAVGATDSADDDAWYSNWGLWVDIAAPGSAIYSTWTGSGYNTINGTSMATPHVAGVAGLVASQGLNNVQNRNRLQTTADPIDGTGLWWSNGRLNLLRAVRGS
- a CDS encoding lysophospholipid acyltransferase family protein — translated: MGSLHYTAYHRTLRAIVPLLTSHSIRGSEHLPRTGPCLLVSNHLSNVDPFCLIASIPRHFHGLAKSELYESWFVRKLIEPLEPIKVHRRGVDREALRQAEAYLRQGEMVFIFIEGTRSKTGATQEARAGAVFLAQRTGVPIVPIAIEGTNRIFGGQPPWYRRTKVRIVIGEPFVLEDLGVVTRQNRQEAAQRLMARIAELLATRHSPSPPVQRSA
- a CDS encoding acyl-ACP desaturase, with translation MRLSVLDQRLEGQIQTLYRAHLERAARIDWSYHQFLPQDLLNGTATEPPPKLSPPVYRAIETALLTEVNLPWFTTELHRGFVGSLEVMLDFVHTWTAEEDQHSTLLETYLLLTRNGNPGERAQLRKEVLRQGWYSKLSTAFEAVVYTTIQELATMTFYQNVAHVVEADDPQLARLLRRLAQDETLHYTFYREVVKAHLLIEPNYVWPLTDVMLGFEMPGAGMPDYKERIAAMASDAAYGPEHHYRQVIDVLMHHWDIARLSPTYPEARAAQQKLVDQHARLARFFARQRSRQKAVGG
- a CDS encoding class I SAM-dependent methyltransferase is translated as MTTPLKRLPSSRAWTGAVDGQEMFQTYSKEEYKARTNAHYEQPPEFFFPILGGEWQVYSCNLWERATNDTESQEEKLDLFATLMSLRPGQRILDVGCGWGGPLVYLCKTYGVSGVGLNLSPTQRRVAQQRAADYGVDVQIHECNWEDFQDDQGFDAVYTDEAIVHFTNLGQFFGKIHSLLRPGGVMLNKECHFTSSRYNQKLTRANVFHHEIFGLTGSYRTLADELTLVDQNNFEVRTIHQIDLEHYRKTADRWLSNMHQHKQELQALVGEEYYRQFRAYLKIVRRTFSGTKMTLDVIVSHKI
- the mvaD gene encoding diphosphomevalonate decarboxylase, whose protein sequence is MTTGRATAISPANIAFVKYWGVQDAALTLPYNESISMNLDRCLTTTTVEFDARLNADEVTLKLHGKDEQPAAGRALERVVAQLDRVRALSNTTTRARVRSENNFPSDAGIASSAAAFSALTLAAVAALGLKMSEPELSALTRRSGSGSACRSIPTGFVHWLNDGTDAGSYAVSVAPPDHWALADVVAVVDPGVKSVTSADNHRLVSTSPYFPVRLQEVLGRIEQTLTAIRDRDLGQLGMICEADAVSMHVVAMTAIPPTFYWNAGTMAVIHALRRWRNEGLFSYFTIDAGPNVHVICAQQDAAEIERRLQALPEVQFTIANGPGAGARLIS
- a CDS encoding DUF309 domain-containing protein; the encoded protein is MYPQPYLAFVAHFNRGEYRACVEPLEELWFAQRDDFHKGLIRLVVGLNQIRLGLDSGPRFLLATARELLQPYQPRHHGLDLAALDRWIATQQARLDQPQIDVAPFEIALDPAPSGASAEDAARNEQRV
- a CDS encoding MogA/MoaB family molybdenum cofactor biosynthesis protein encodes the protein MFRVAILTVSDRSAQGVRADASGAVIREMIAAGLNAEVVGYRVVPDERPAIEAALREWADGRSADLILTTGGTGLAPRDVTPEATRAVIEREVPGIPEAMRAASLAVTPFAMLSRMVAGTRGQCLIINLPGSPKGVRENLAVVLPALAHGLDKLLGDPQDCAP
- a CDS encoding ATP-binding protein, with amino-acid sequence MERILIVEPHRTMARLFAEHWLPALGYQVLITHSYAQSRTALASQPVDLVLLELHLPDATDLEHVAALRREFPALPVILMTAHGSERVAVEAFRLGVRNYLKKPFTVEHLQQALEAALRERRLQQEKEQLAAGLQQRVQELTVLHAVGRSLTTAKELDELLKQIVEAAIHLSQAEEGFLLLRDGNSTQLTVRAAKNIGDARVQVLRLPVKESLAGQVMRTRQPVRLNRPHPAQQLKLKTGYLVRSLLLVPLIAQTEALGVLGVDNVVESAAFTDAHERLLTALSDYAAIALENARLLRTSQRSEARYRDLFTHANDVFLVLDRHLRITEVNAAGPRLLGYPPELIVGQSLHTFTLAERWAYIEAQIQRCAQGQDVTPFELTLSKRDGERIKVEMSVRIMLDPDGEPAIFCSIRDLTERLMLQKQIAHADKLAALEHVVAGVSHELNNPLASIIGYSQLLLRDPQLPPGARSDIERIFDQGQQASRIVQGMLMFGRNSQLHRSTVDMNALIDRALEQHLTDAWPETITVARELTPRLPGILADPSQLHQVLLHLLSNAQRAMESSGGTLTIRTYAVDDLANLTIEGPTSPLPTSMHGPAVITEIRDTGVGISAHELRSIFDPFWTTKDVGQGPGLGLSMCHGMITQHRGYIWASSVPGGGTTMYLALPPKSALLNGL